A region from the Planctomycetaceae bacterium genome encodes:
- the tgt gene encoding tRNA guanosine(34) transglycosylase Tgt, whose product MNVFEILKKDPNCNARTGILNTGHGKIKTPVFMPVGTRATVKGLLPAQLSDAGSQIILGNTFHLMLRPGTEIIEKIGGLHKFMAWDKPILTDSGGFQVFSLSEINKIDDNGTEFASPYDGAKIKLDAISATTIQNKLGADIIMCFDQCPAHDAPEKEQLKAVERTIRWAGLCKKHHQNDKQLLFGIVQGQTDLNLRKSCADELIKLDFPGYALGGLSVGEGTEQMLKTVRFAAPLLPEHKPRYLMGVGTPADLIQCVEAGIDMFDCVMPTRNGRNALAFTSEGPIRLRNSMFIDDPAPIDSQCGCYCCRNFTRSAIRHYFNVGEMLGPILLSLHNIVFYHNLMDKIRENVENDTFPKWAASALQSPAYARSSQATDDKNN is encoded by the coding sequence ATGAATGTTTTTGAAATACTGAAAAAAGACCCGAACTGCAATGCGCGGACGGGTATCCTAAATACCGGGCACGGCAAAATCAAAACGCCGGTGTTTATGCCGGTCGGCACTCGCGCGACTGTCAAAGGCCTTCTGCCCGCACAACTCTCTGACGCAGGTTCGCAAATCATCCTCGGAAATACATTTCACCTGATGCTCCGGCCGGGCACCGAAATCATCGAAAAAATCGGCGGCCTGCACAAGTTTATGGCGTGGGACAAACCAATCCTCACCGACAGCGGCGGCTTTCAGGTTTTTTCGCTTAGCGAAATAAATAAAATCGACGACAACGGTACGGAGTTCGCCAGTCCTTACGACGGTGCGAAAATCAAACTCGACGCAATCAGCGCAACCACGATTCAAAACAAACTCGGCGCCGATATTATAATGTGTTTCGACCAGTGTCCGGCTCACGATGCACCTGAAAAGGAGCAGTTAAAAGCCGTCGAACGCACAATTCGCTGGGCGGGCTTATGCAAAAAACATCATCAAAATGATAAACAGCTTCTTTTCGGGATCGTGCAGGGGCAAACAGACCTAAATCTCCGCAAATCCTGCGCAGATGAATTAATAAAGCTGGATTTCCCCGGCTATGCGCTCGGCGGGTTGAGCGTTGGCGAAGGCACGGAGCAAATGTTGAAAACCGTGCGTTTTGCAGCACCGCTTCTGCCGGAACATAAGCCTCGATACCTGATGGGCGTCGGTACGCCTGCGGATTTGATTCAATGTGTCGAGGCGGGCATTGATATGTTCGACTGCGTAATGCCGACACGAAATGGCCGAAATGCGTTGGCTTTCACATCCGAAGGTCCGATAAGGCTGCGAAATTCGATGTTTATTGACGACCCTGCACCCATAGATTCGCAATGCGGCTGTTATTGCTGTCGAAATTTCACTCGTTCTGCCATCCGGCACTACTTTAATGTTGGTGAAATGCTCGGGCCGATACTACTTTCGCTGCATAATATCGTTTTTTATCATAATTTGATGGACAAAATACGCGAAAACGTGGAAAATGACACGTTTCCAAAATGGGCGGCATCGGCTTTGCAAAGTCCTGCCTATGCCCGCAGTAGTCAGGCGACTGACGATAAGAATAATTAA
- the yajC gene encoding preprotein translocase subunit YajC: protein MNMYWILAESNTPAKDVVKADDINAQQQTATTTKTTADANGVAAPVKKPQPAYQTFIFLGLMVVLLYFMMFRGPKKRQQQQDQMVKALKKNDRVQTIGGILGTILDVSDTEVTLKIDESNNTKIKVVPSAISKVLG, encoded by the coding sequence ATGAACATGTACTGGATTTTAGCAGAAAGTAATACCCCCGCGAAGGATGTCGTTAAAGCAGACGATATCAACGCACAGCAGCAGACCGCAACCACAACAAAAACGACCGCCGATGCAAACGGCGTTGCGGCACCTGTGAAGAAACCGCAGCCTGCGTATCAAACATTTATTTTCCTTGGTCTGATGGTTGTGCTTCTTTATTTTATGATGTTCAGAGGCCCGAAAAAACGCCAGCAGCAGCAGGACCAGATGGTCAAGGCTCTGAAGAAGAACGACAGAGTTCAGACTATCGGCGGAATTCTCGGCACGATTTTAGATGTCAGCGATACAGAAGTTACGCTGAAAATCGATGAATCAAATAATACCAAAATCAAAGTAGTACCGTCAGCGATTAGCAAGGTACTTGGCTAA